The following proteins are co-located in the Leptospira weilii genome:
- the len gene encoding endostatin-like outer membrane protein, LenA/LenB family: protein MFQKMFLTLLTGSVVLTLCSCEDKKEDNMGTLFFLLSASGGLGSSQTPASTSCKNEAFCRTFIATNNGAGYNGNLGGISGADAKCAAAKPSTLTRTYKALLTDQQNRHVVNGVGLSFLKDWVLYPNKQYRRSDGTTVTFTTNADSMVTGNLENGIDSGAKKYFWTGFAHPDDPGFFLWEGGRTCNRWEDANGAVNAAAGNTTSVNAHQTPEGAFTLDNHNCNSNLNLLCVEQ, encoded by the coding sequence ATGTTTCAAAAAATGTTTCTAACTCTGCTTACGGGATCCGTTGTTTTGACTCTTTGCTCGTGCGAAGATAAAAAAGAAGATAACATGGGAACTCTTTTCTTTCTTCTATCCGCAAGCGGAGGATTAGGTTCCTCACAAACCCCCGCTTCCACTTCCTGCAAAAACGAAGCATTTTGTAGAACTTTCATCGCTACAAACAACGGAGCCGGTTACAATGGAAATTTAGGCGGTATATCCGGAGCGGACGCGAAATGTGCCGCCGCAAAACCTTCCACCCTCACAAGAACTTACAAAGCGTTGCTAACCGATCAGCAAAACAGACATGTCGTTAACGGTGTGGGCTTGTCATTTTTAAAGGACTGGGTGCTTTATCCGAATAAACAATATCGCAGAAGCGACGGAACCACGGTTACGTTTACCACAAATGCGGACTCGATGGTAACTGGAAATTTAGAGAACGGAATCGACTCCGGCGCCAAAAAATATTTTTGGACGGGTTTCGCCCATCCGGACGATCCTGGATTCTTTTTATGGGAAGGAGGAAGAACTTGCAATCGATGGGAGGATGCGAATGGAGCTGTAAATGCGGCGGCAGGAAACACAACGTCCGTGAACGCTCATCAAACTCCCGAAGGAGCTTTCACTTTAGACAATCATAATTGTAACTCGAACCTTAACCTTCTCTGCGTAGAGCAGTAA
- the mutL gene encoding DNA mismatch repair endonuclease MutL yields the protein MGKIQELSPELINQIAAGEVIESAHSVVKELMENSMDAGATQVDVESKDGGLSLLRITDNGFGIDPEDMSPALKRHATSKIRDYGDLESVLSYGFRGEALASIASVSRLTLESGTKDQKTAWKIRSIGGKISEKEEIPGFTGTKILVEELFFNTPVRRKFLKSIRSEDKKIKDRVTTQALARHDVRFRLFQDGKEVFVLPSRENKKDRIIDLFGENFRDHLLEVGLERGGIRANGYISDPDFYKSNRTGQFVFVNGRPIEIKYGSVLLKKAYDELLPPNAHPYCFLFFEIDPSRVDVNVHPAKKEIRFLDEEGFNGFFLALIQKELRSSTPVSFLELKKRLLRPTSGTFQTSSLYQTRPSAKFENGPLLSRELFTEVSRQEGFDLDRMGPGTSLSSLTDERVKHSSFVPKKHFGVLFETFILAEAEDGFYIIDQHTAHERIRYEEVLRKLEKKNYGIQPLLTPIRIDVSKQEQEDILNRKKEYEEVGIFLDPLGEDSVVLREIPAYMEPGEEKEIILDFLNRTEGKESSEPELYDLMAKCVACRSAIKKGDQLSDPILAEILNRLSYCENPSRCPHGRPTLVKLSRDDLERMFHRK from the coding sequence ATGGGAAAAATTCAGGAACTTAGTCCGGAACTCATCAATCAAATTGCCGCCGGGGAAGTCATCGAATCCGCGCATTCCGTCGTCAAAGAACTGATGGAGAATTCCATGGATGCGGGCGCGACTCAAGTGGATGTGGAGTCCAAGGACGGAGGTCTTTCTCTTTTAAGAATTACCGACAACGGTTTCGGAATCGACCCGGAAGACATGAGTCCCGCTTTGAAAAGGCACGCGACGAGTAAGATTCGGGATTACGGAGATTTGGAAAGCGTGCTCAGTTACGGATTTCGAGGGGAGGCTTTGGCTTCCATTGCATCGGTATCTCGTCTAACGTTGGAAAGTGGAACCAAGGATCAAAAGACCGCTTGGAAGATCCGTTCGATCGGAGGAAAGATATCCGAAAAAGAGGAAATTCCTGGATTTACCGGGACCAAAATACTTGTGGAGGAATTGTTCTTTAACACCCCTGTTCGAAGAAAATTCCTAAAATCGATCCGTTCCGAAGATAAAAAAATCAAGGATAGAGTTACGACGCAAGCTCTTGCAAGACATGATGTACGTTTTCGTCTTTTTCAGGACGGAAAGGAAGTATTCGTACTTCCTTCCAGAGAAAATAAAAAGGATCGAATCATCGATTTATTCGGGGAAAATTTCCGCGATCATCTCTTAGAAGTCGGTCTGGAACGCGGAGGAATCAGAGCAAACGGTTATATCAGCGATCCGGATTTTTACAAATCCAATCGAACCGGGCAATTCGTCTTTGTCAACGGAAGGCCGATCGAAATCAAATACGGTTCCGTTTTATTAAAAAAAGCTTATGATGAATTGCTTCCGCCGAACGCGCATCCGTACTGTTTTTTATTTTTCGAGATCGATCCTTCGAGAGTGGATGTGAATGTCCATCCGGCAAAAAAGGAAATTCGTTTTTTGGACGAAGAGGGATTCAACGGATTTTTTTTAGCTCTCATTCAAAAAGAACTCAGATCCAGTACGCCCGTCAGTTTTTTAGAATTGAAAAAACGACTTTTAAGACCGACTTCCGGAACGTTTCAAACAAGTTCTCTCTACCAAACTCGTCCTTCTGCCAAATTCGAAAATGGCCCGTTACTCAGTCGTGAACTTTTCACCGAAGTTTCCAGACAGGAAGGATTCGATTTGGATCGGATGGGACCGGGGACATCCTTGTCCTCTTTGACGGACGAACGGGTGAAACATTCTTCCTTTGTTCCGAAAAAACATTTTGGAGTTTTATTCGAAACGTTTATTCTCGCGGAAGCCGAAGACGGTTTTTATATCATCGACCAGCATACGGCTCACGAAAGAATCCGTTACGAAGAGGTTTTGCGTAAACTCGAAAAGAAAAATTACGGAATTCAGCCGCTTTTGACCCCGATCCGGATCGACGTATCCAAACAGGAACAAGAGGACATCTTAAATCGAAAAAAAGAATATGAGGAAGTCGGAATATTCTTGGATCCCTTGGGAGAAGACAGCGTGGTTCTCCGGGAAATTCCCGCGTATATGGAACCGGGGGAAGAAAAGGAAATCATACTCGATTTCTTAAATCGAACCGAAGGAAAGGAATCCAGCGAACCGGAGTTATACGATCTGATGGCAAAATGCGTTGCTTGTAGATCCGCCATTAAAAAAGGAGATCAGCTTTCCGATCCAATTCTGGCCGAAATATTAAATAGATTGAGTTATTGCGAAAATCCTTCCCGTTGTCCGCACGGAAGACCGACCCTGGTAAAATTGAGCAGAGATGACCTCGAAAGAATGTTCCACAGAAAATAA
- a CDS encoding YqaA family protein encodes MTSKECSTENKEVSGKEPDRVVRKLFRQTLVGIAVLVLGVVFLARVFPEPVLAVSGRFIDITGVFGVGIGILLADSLHVFIPPDVFLMIAVAGKLNSILVIVSASIGSLIGGTVSYLTGRILLPKIEGVASFVKRHEQKLEHYLHRYGFWAVVLAALTPLPYSWVSLAAGTMKMRYLLFFQGCLFRIPRFIVFYYLIQFGWVGGGM; translated from the coding sequence ATGACCTCGAAAGAATGTTCCACAGAAAATAAGGAAGTTTCCGGTAAGGAACCGGACCGAGTCGTAAGAAAATTATTCCGTCAAACGTTAGTCGGAATTGCGGTTCTCGTTTTGGGAGTTGTGTTTCTCGCGCGTGTTTTTCCGGAACCCGTTCTTGCCGTATCGGGGAGGTTCATCGATATTACCGGCGTGTTCGGAGTCGGAATCGGAATCCTACTTGCGGATTCTCTGCATGTATTTATTCCGCCCGACGTGTTTTTGATGATCGCGGTCGCTGGAAAATTAAATTCGATTCTCGTGATTGTATCCGCTTCGATCGGAAGTCTGATCGGCGGGACCGTTTCGTATCTGACGGGAAGGATTCTTTTGCCTAAGATAGAAGGTGTTGCAAGTTTTGTAAAAAGGCACGAACAGAAGCTGGAACACTATCTGCATCGATACGGATTTTGGGCGGTCGTTTTGGCGGCGTTGACTCCTCTTCCCTATTCTTGGGTTTCACTCGCGGCGGGAACGATGAAAATGAGATATCTTCTTTTTTTTCAAGGTTGTCTTTTTAGAATTCCGCGCTTTATAGTATTCTATTATCTGATTCAATTCGGTTGGGTCGGAGGCGGAATGTGA
- a CDS encoding leucine-rich repeat domain-containing protein, with protein MKTASLQKIRTLTLILLDFLSQLKAQEIGTYHNLTEALRNATDVRILSLHNNETLPKEIGELQNLTKLYLSNNQLQALPKEIGKLKKLQVLTLNNNQLTTIPNEIGELKKLQVLYLDNNQLQALPKEIGKLKKLQVLYLNDNQLKTLPKEIEYLQKLRELDSTNNPLTTLPKEIGYLKNLEELILSNNELTTLPKEIGKLKNLQVLYLGADLLTTLPNDIGYLKNLQKLYLNTGRLTTLPNDIGYLKNLQELYLSDNQLKTLPNDIGKLKNLQVLHLSGNQLTTLPKEFGKLQSLRELNLSGNQLTTLPKEFGKLQSLRELNLSGNQLTTLPKEIGKLQSLRELNLSGNQLTTLPKEIGHLKNLQELYLDDIPAWRSQEEKIRKLLPQTRIIFDQFGDAE; from the coding sequence ATGAAAACCGCGAGCTTACAAAAAATAAGAACTTTAACTTTAATCCTTCTTGATTTTTTGAGCCAACTTAAAGCTCAAGAGATAGGAACCTATCACAATCTAACCGAGGCGCTTCGAAATGCGACAGATGTCCGAATTTTAAGTTTACACAACAACGAAACTCTCCCAAAAGAAATCGGGGAATTACAAAATCTGACAAAATTATATTTAAGCAACAATCAACTCCAAGCCCTTCCCAAAGAAATCGGGAAATTGAAAAAACTACAAGTATTAACTTTAAACAACAATCAACTCACAACGATTCCAAATGAAATCGGGGAATTGAAAAAACTACAAGTATTATATTTAGACAACAATCAACTCCAAGCTCTTCCCAAAGAAATCGGGAAATTGAAAAAACTACAAGTATTATATTTAAACGACAATCAACTCAAAACTCTTCCAAAAGAAATCGAATATTTGCAAAAGCTGCGAGAATTAGATTCAACCAACAATCCACTCACGACTCTTCCAAAGGAAATCGGATACTTGAAAAATCTAGAAGAATTAATTTTAAGCAACAATGAACTCACAACTCTTCCAAAAGAAATTGGAAAATTGAAAAACCTACAAGTATTATATTTAGGTGCTGATCTACTCACAACTCTTCCGAATGATATCGGATATTTGAAAAATCTACAAAAACTATATTTAAACACCGGTCGACTCACAACGCTTCCGAATGATATCGGATATTTGAAAAATCTACAAGAACTATATTTAAGCGACAATCAACTCAAAACTCTTCCGAATGATATCGGGAAATTGAAAAATCTACAAGTATTACATTTAAGCGGCAATCAACTCACGACTCTTCCCAAAGAATTCGGAAAATTACAAAGCCTACGAGAATTAAATTTAAGCGGCAATCAACTCACGACTCTTCCCAAAGAATTCGGAAAATTACAAAGCCTACGAGAATTAAATTTAAGCGGCAATCAACTCACAACTCTTCCAAAGGAAATTGGAAAATTACAAAGCCTACGAGAATTAAATTTAAGCGGCAATCAACTCACAACTCTTCCAAAGGAAATTGGACATTTGAAAAATCTACAAGAATTATATTTAGATGATATACCCGCTTGGAGGTCCCAAGAAGAAAAGATTCGGAAATTACTTCCCCAAACGCGTATTATTTTTGACCAATTCGGAGACGCAGAGTAA
- a CDS encoding replication-associated recombination protein A, producing MSDLFTKKPVPPLAHKIRPSSFEEIIGQTRATKQLVNYRSPVSIILYGPPGTGKSTLAGILCRRWNLPFVEYNAVSTGVAEIKKLLERANREGTILLFLDEIHRFSASQQDSLLKGVETGHLVLIGATTENPAFRITRPLLSRCQILKIESLSLEEQSSLLERGIQNLSYSINIKDDAKETLIRFSGGDGRKLLSNLEGLSFSFPENHTISRSDVEEYLESRVIEYDKSGESHYDVISAFIKSVRGSDPDAALYYLAVLLEGGEDPLFIMRRLIILASEDVGNASVNGLPLAVSGLQALEAIGMPEGRLILAHVTTFLASCPKSNASYKGIGAALSFVREKGTGIKIPNRLRNAPTFLHKKEGASQGYIYPHDFGGFKEQNYFPDEFADHPPRFYFPTGNGAELKLKEYLDKIWEKSSRRGDP from the coding sequence TTGAGCGATCTTTTCACAAAAAAACCGGTTCCTCCATTGGCCCACAAAATCCGACCTTCCAGTTTCGAAGAAATAATCGGACAAACGAGGGCTACCAAACAGCTCGTCAATTACCGTTCGCCGGTTTCAATCATTCTCTACGGACCTCCCGGAACCGGAAAATCAACGTTAGCCGGAATTCTTTGCAGAAGGTGGAACCTTCCTTTTGTGGAATACAACGCGGTTTCCACCGGCGTAGCCGAGATCAAAAAATTGCTGGAAAGAGCTAATAGGGAAGGGACGATTCTACTTTTTTTGGATGAGATCCATCGTTTCAGCGCTTCTCAACAGGACAGTCTTTTGAAAGGAGTGGAAACCGGGCATCTTGTTTTGATCGGAGCCACGACGGAAAATCCCGCGTTTCGAATTACGAGACCGTTATTATCCAGATGTCAGATTTTGAAAATAGAATCTTTGAGTTTGGAAGAGCAGTCTTCTCTTCTCGAAAGAGGAATTCAAAATTTATCATATTCCATAAATATTAAGGACGATGCAAAGGAAACTTTGATCCGATTTTCCGGAGGGGACGGAAGAAAACTTCTTTCGAACTTGGAGGGGCTCAGTTTCAGTTTTCCCGAGAATCATACGATTTCCAGATCCGACGTGGAAGAATATTTGGAAAGCCGTGTGATCGAATACGATAAAAGCGGAGAATCTCACTACGACGTGATCTCGGCGTTTATCAAATCGGTACGGGGAAGCGATCCGGATGCGGCGCTTTATTATCTCGCGGTTTTACTCGAAGGGGGAGAGGATCCGCTTTTTATTATGAGAAGACTGATCATTCTTGCAAGCGAGGACGTAGGAAACGCCTCCGTGAACGGTTTGCCTCTTGCCGTTTCGGGCTTACAGGCGCTCGAGGCGATTGGAATGCCGGAAGGAAGATTGATCCTTGCGCATGTGACCACGTTTCTTGCCTCTTGTCCGAAGTCGAACGCGAGTTATAAGGGAATCGGGGCAGCTCTTTCTTTTGTGAGAGAAAAGGGGACCGGAATCAAAATTCCGAACCGTCTCAGGAACGCTCCGACCTTTCTTCATAAGAAGGAAGGCGCTTCTCAAGGTTACATCTATCCTCACGATTTCGGAGGATTTAAGGAACAAAATTATTTCCCGGATGAATTCGCCGATCATCCGC